A DNA window from Comamonas fluminis contains the following coding sequences:
- a CDS encoding pilus assembly protein — translation MKIFNLFSLKQEHIKKITNGKTLAPKKLSTWLACTAVLPIAAIALLVYGQASPPNIPAVALANEPLYAAATIDKPAMALALSVEYPTVGAQYVSRGSNDAVNNYSNTDEYLGYYDAESCYSYNNNPSETVATGKTLADYKRFDRTGPATSRKCENAFSGNFLNWSSSSAIDMLRLALSGGDRYIDSPTLTILQRAVIPNGDPVCMWNTGNFPAKQLLRNNGDYFGAVPTAMRTAAGTNSIFVGNTLNRIYFKAGNSSSGTCNQIFDYTLGGPSLSNIQKGPQVSFSGNLPSNMLELGVENDTYYFTGTKEVWYGTDTRWTVLPANGGIDCYYSGAGSPKGGISDPASGTLKRCYVRSYSGLWQPTSSSAPNTLNSDGYFYSRVQVCNSTNGVLQDNRDYNLCRQYPNGNYKPTGVIQKYSDQLRLAAFGYLMDQTASYNNGRYGGVLRAPMKYVGTKTYNENGQDNTPTGGNPKAEWNSNTGVFIDNPENDSMQISGVINYLNKFGRTGPTPGRYKYYDPVGEMYYQNLRYLQGLPPTNDAISGLTDVLKDGFPVYTTWEDPYGGTRSDTSDYSCLKSNIVVIGDVNTHDGNWRNIPTTDNKSGNVPDFRTWHSLVQNFEKGISTNYLDGQGVTRSSSNPNAANNNVPSSTQTSQIMGYAYWAHTHDIRGVDWTVDVGTKKRPGLRVKTYLFDVNENGSSNDDTYRKTKNQFFMASKYGGFESDPSNQSRRPYNTWGNPFKQQDAINNNNVWQKLTDPGEASTYYLQSKARGVLSAFDEIFSRAATAANSIAGVSTSSSVISSTTGAVLYSAKFDTSNWSGDVQAIPVSTDTSNALTTSAPLWSASAQLNVMTSPASNRNIVVGSTGSASNPAATNFTWDAISTQLKSDLGKLNPTATGDTRGQQRLNYIRGDRSLEGNPFRVRSSLLGDIVNSNVVYSGAATGAFTGTAYTAFNDQYKNRTPSVFVGANDGMLHSFNANNGNELFAYIPSWLGSKLAALTDTSFINNHKNYVDGPLTIGEAQVANNGTASDWKTVLTGGTGGGGSGIFALDVSNPASFSASNVMWEFTRSDDADLGQIIGKPQILKFKTSGDAATSTYRWFVVVGSGVNNYVPESANGPFSSTGNPAIFLLALDKALGSAWALGTNYFKVSLPADSNLKPTIATGVANFSALYGSQGEVTDIYAGDFYGNLWKLRFQNKATTAWDLNNLSDIRRGSGTSTSAAPLYIARDGSTTPKAQAITAAPTLFTGPLVSGVETFYVSFGTGKYIEPSDNISTTTNSFYVIFDNNSTAIDTSTATDGAIAGRSRLVQATVDTSKKTITVPAFKWGRASSATDTSKRSGWYFDFPASGEKLIGNIVDLELLNGSFNTVIPGSSGATADSCAANQGSSNAYIFNASTGTAQYVQSTVGIQGPPVFFANSAETQVSQSDSTGRRTRITTKRGLSVGQSGITSSGQSIQISEAIGRLSWRQIQSYQDMKNAP, via the coding sequence ATGAAAATATTTAATTTATTTAGCCTAAAGCAAGAGCATATAAAAAAAATTACTAATGGGAAAACTTTGGCCCCAAAAAAATTAAGTACATGGCTAGCCTGTACAGCTGTGCTGCCCATTGCAGCCATCGCCCTCTTAGTATACGGTCAAGCTTCCCCACCGAATATTCCTGCAGTTGCACTAGCAAATGAGCCGCTATATGCAGCAGCCACTATCGACAAGCCAGCCATGGCATTAGCATTATCGGTTGAATACCCAACAGTTGGTGCGCAATATGTCTCAAGAGGATCCAATGATGCTGTCAACAATTACAGTAACACTGATGAGTATCTCGGCTACTATGATGCAGAAAGCTGCTATAGCTATAACAACAACCCCAGCGAAACAGTGGCCACGGGCAAAACACTAGCAGATTACAAACGATTTGACAGAACTGGGCCAGCAACATCGCGCAAATGCGAAAACGCCTTCAGTGGTAATTTTTTAAACTGGTCCAGCAGTTCAGCGATTGATATGCTTCGACTGGCACTGTCAGGAGGCGACCGCTACATTGATAGCCCGACTCTAACTATTTTACAACGTGCAGTTATCCCTAATGGAGACCCCGTATGCATGTGGAATACCGGCAATTTCCCAGCCAAACAACTTCTGAGAAACAACGGGGATTATTTTGGAGCCGTCCCTACTGCAATGAGAACAGCAGCAGGCACCAATAGCATTTTTGTTGGCAACACATTAAATAGAATTTATTTCAAAGCAGGCAACAGCTCCTCTGGTACCTGCAATCAAATATTCGACTATACGCTTGGTGGACCAAGTCTGTCGAACATACAAAAAGGACCGCAAGTTTCATTCAGCGGAAATCTTCCAAGCAATATGCTTGAACTGGGTGTAGAAAATGATACTTATTACTTCACGGGAACAAAAGAAGTTTGGTATGGCACCGACACACGTTGGACAGTATTGCCAGCCAACGGCGGCATTGACTGCTACTATTCTGGCGCCGGGTCCCCTAAAGGAGGGATTTCAGACCCTGCCTCTGGCACCCTCAAAAGATGTTATGTAAGAAGCTATTCTGGCTTATGGCAACCGACCTCATCTTCAGCCCCAAATACACTCAATAGCGATGGCTACTTCTATTCCAGAGTTCAAGTATGCAATTCGACCAATGGAGTCCTTCAAGACAATAGAGATTACAATCTTTGCCGCCAATACCCGAATGGAAATTATAAACCAACAGGCGTAATTCAAAAATATAGCGATCAACTACGCCTAGCTGCCTTTGGGTATTTGATGGATCAAACTGCCAGCTACAATAATGGACGTTATGGTGGCGTACTCAGAGCACCAATGAAATATGTAGGAACAAAAACCTACAACGAAAATGGTCAAGATAATACACCGACTGGTGGCAACCCTAAAGCCGAGTGGAATTCCAATACAGGTGTTTTTATTGACAACCCAGAAAATGACTCTATGCAAATAAGCGGCGTCATTAACTATCTTAATAAATTTGGAAGAACAGGCCCCACTCCTGGCAGATATAAATATTATGATCCTGTTGGAGAAATGTATTACCAAAATCTTCGCTATTTGCAAGGACTTCCACCCACCAATGATGCCATTAGCGGCTTAACTGATGTCTTAAAGGATGGTTTCCCAGTGTATACAACATGGGAAGACCCATATGGCGGAACCAGAAGTGACACATCCGACTACTCTTGCCTCAAAAGCAATATTGTCGTTATTGGCGATGTCAATACTCATGATGGAAACTGGAGAAATATTCCCACGACTGACAACAAATCTGGCAATGTCCCTGACTTCAGAACATGGCACAGCCTCGTTCAAAATTTTGAAAAAGGTATTTCCACGAACTATTTGGATGGACAGGGGGTAACTCGATCCAGCAGCAACCCAAATGCGGCCAACAACAATGTTCCTTCAAGCACTCAAACCAGCCAAATTATGGGATATGCCTATTGGGCACATACTCATGATATTCGAGGAGTCGACTGGACAGTAGATGTCGGAACAAAAAAACGCCCAGGCCTTCGCGTAAAAACCTATCTCTTTGACGTGAATGAGAATGGATCATCTAATGATGATACATATCGAAAAACAAAAAATCAGTTTTTCATGGCTTCAAAATATGGAGGCTTTGAAAGCGATCCATCCAATCAGAGCAGACGCCCCTATAATACATGGGGCAATCCATTTAAACAACAAGATGCAATAAACAACAATAATGTTTGGCAAAAGTTGACTGATCCAGGCGAGGCATCAACCTATTATCTCCAAAGCAAGGCGCGAGGTGTATTGAGTGCCTTTGATGAAATTTTTAGCCGAGCGGCCACTGCAGCGAATAGCATTGCAGGTGTTTCAACATCATCCAGCGTTATTTCAAGCACCACAGGAGCAGTTCTTTATTCTGCGAAATTTGACACCAGCAACTGGAGTGGTGATGTTCAGGCCATTCCTGTCAGCACAGACACCAGCAATGCACTGACAACATCTGCTCCTTTATGGAGTGCATCTGCTCAACTCAATGTAATGACATCACCTGCCTCCAATAGAAATATTGTTGTTGGCTCTACTGGTTCGGCCTCCAATCCAGCCGCTACCAACTTTACATGGGATGCCATCAGCACGCAATTGAAGTCTGACTTAGGAAAGTTAAATCCCACGGCAACCGGAGATACAAGAGGACAGCAACGCTTAAATTACATTCGTGGTGACCGATCTCTCGAAGGTAATCCATTCCGGGTGCGCAGCAGCTTACTTGGTGATATTGTAAATTCAAATGTTGTTTATTCAGGAGCTGCTACTGGAGCATTCACAGGAACTGCTTATACCGCTTTTAACGATCAATATAAAAATCGTACCCCAAGTGTCTTTGTTGGAGCGAATGATGGCATGCTGCATTCATTCAACGCTAATAACGGCAATGAACTATTTGCATATATCCCAAGCTGGTTGGGCTCCAAACTTGCAGCATTAACAGACACCAGCTTCATCAACAACCATAAAAATTATGTAGATGGGCCGTTGACAATTGGAGAGGCTCAAGTAGCCAACAACGGCACTGCCTCTGATTGGAAAACTGTCTTGACCGGAGGCACTGGTGGTGGTGGTTCTGGTATTTTCGCCTTGGATGTTAGTAACCCAGCGAGTTTCTCAGCCAGTAATGTGATGTGGGAATTCACACGATCTGATGACGCAGACCTTGGTCAAATTATTGGTAAACCACAAATTTTGAAATTCAAAACCAGCGGCGACGCTGCAACTTCCACATACCGCTGGTTTGTGGTGGTTGGTAGCGGTGTGAATAATTATGTTCCAGAATCAGCCAATGGTCCATTCAGCAGCACTGGAAACCCAGCAATCTTCTTGTTGGCACTTGATAAAGCTCTAGGCTCCGCATGGGCATTAGGGACGAACTATTTTAAAGTCTCACTACCAGCAGATTCAAATTTAAAACCGACAATAGCAACTGGTGTTGCCAATTTCTCTGCACTGTACGGGAGCCAAGGAGAGGTTACGGATATCTATGCTGGTGATTTTTATGGAAATTTGTGGAAGCTTCGCTTTCAAAACAAGGCAACAACTGCTTGGGACTTAAACAACCTTTCCGACATCCGACGCGGAAGTGGCACATCTACATCAGCAGCACCACTATATATTGCTCGCGATGGCAGCACGACACCCAAGGCCCAAGCCATTACTGCTGCACCAACCCTATTCACAGGGCCACTGGTTTCTGGTGTTGAGACTTTTTACGTCTCATTTGGGACGGGAAAGTATATTGAACCATCAGACAACATCTCCACAACAACGAATAGTTTTTACGTTATATTTGATAACAATTCCACTGCAATAGACACATCAACAGCAACAGATGGGGCTATTGCAGGAAGAAGCAGACTTGTGCAAGCAACGGTAGATACCTCCAAAAAAACTATTACTGTCCCTGCTTTCAAATGGGGTAGAGCCTCTTCTGCTACAGATACTTCAAAACGTTCAGGCTGGTACTTTGATTTTCCTGCTTCTGGCGAAAAGCTTATTGGCAACATTGTTGACCTTGAGCTTCTGAATGGCTCATTCAACACTGTCATTCCGGGCTCATCTGGTGCAACAGCTGACAGTTGTGCGGCCAATCAAGGTAGTAGCAATGCATATATTTTCAATGCCAGCACTGGTACTGCGCAGTATGTTCAATCCACGGTCGGGATTCAAGGGCCACCAGTGTTCTTCGCGAATTCAGCGGAAACCCAGGTTTCACAAAGCGACAGCACAGGCAGACGAACCCGCATCACTACCAAACGCGGATTGAGTGTTGGTCAGTCAGGAATCACCTCTAGCGGTCAATCTATTCAGATTTCTGAAGCCATTGGACGCCTTAGCTGGCGTCAGATTCAAAGTTACCAAGATATGAAGAATGCACCATGA
- a CDS encoding pilus assembly PilX family protein, whose translation MKYCDFSIHLNKSSYQQGASLIVVLLILVIASILGVSAIQISMMAEKSARNDRDYQIAWQAGEAALVDAEFDIEGMPASSTNKRNSIFTIGKTDINKFIQNCGNSSTSIGLCALNLSGKPAWLTVDFTDTSNSASTTAFGTYTGRAFPAGGAGTQPARSPRYVIEAILDPGSSPRTRNPSENPKYIYRVTAMGFGPNPQTQAVVQMLYRN comes from the coding sequence ATGAAATATTGTGATTTTTCGATCCATTTAAATAAAAGCTCCTATCAACAGGGAGCCTCACTTATTGTTGTTCTACTCATACTTGTCATTGCCTCAATTCTCGGCGTAAGCGCAATACAAATATCCATGATGGCTGAAAAAAGCGCCAGAAATGACAGAGATTATCAAATTGCTTGGCAAGCTGGAGAAGCTGCCCTGGTTGATGCAGAATTTGATATAGAAGGGATGCCGGCAAGCTCAACCAACAAGAGAAACTCAATATTTACCATTGGAAAAACCGATATAAATAAATTTATCCAAAATTGTGGCAACAGTTCCACATCCATTGGTCTATGCGCACTCAATTTGTCTGGAAAGCCAGCTTGGTTAACTGTTGATTTCACAGACACAAGCAATAGTGCATCAACTACGGCTTTTGGAACCTATACAGGACGAGCATTTCCTGCGGGTGGCGCAGGCACACAACCCGCAAGATCTCCAAGATATGTGATTGAAGCCATCTTAGATCCTGGTAGCAGCCCCAGAACTCGCAACCCATCCGAAAACCCAAAATATATATACCGCGTTACAGCAATGGGATTTGGCCCCAACCCTCAAACCCAGGCAGTTGTACAAATGCTTTATCGAAATTAA
- a CDS encoding PilW family protein, which yields MVELLVAMVIALLIAIAAAGALFVARQGFTNVDAAAQLRDNARFAQDTLQRVGVQVGFKSLQYAATQQSSNVDGISVSAPNVFGLNNASRTSASTWDAGTTRTANSVGYGSDILVLRYQTNTTSDNSTSSDGTMIDCMGIGSTAPPSSRDDRMVSILHVGVGSDGEPSLMCSRSATGTAPYDTQPLIQGVENFQVLYGVDGIAPGNTTVPIAASTADSVPERYLRADQITVNGNDPATYANWQRVRSIRIGMVLRSSVGTAIDKSSQTFYPLGAAKSAATAAIGSAFASTSDPGTTFTPTVDGRLRQVVTFTIHLRNYQGDL from the coding sequence ATGGTGGAACTCTTGGTCGCCATGGTCATCGCCTTGCTGATCGCCATCGCGGCAGCAGGAGCATTGTTTGTTGCCAGACAAGGCTTCACCAATGTAGATGCAGCTGCCCAGCTACGCGACAACGCCCGCTTTGCCCAGGACACCTTGCAGCGTGTCGGTGTTCAGGTGGGATTCAAAAGCTTGCAATATGCCGCAACACAGCAGAGCTCAAATGTAGATGGCATTTCCGTATCCGCCCCCAATGTGTTTGGCCTGAACAATGCATCACGAACCAGCGCGAGCACATGGGATGCAGGCACGACTCGCACTGCAAACTCTGTGGGCTACGGCAGCGACATTCTGGTACTGCGCTACCAAACCAACACGACATCAGACAACTCCACTTCTTCGGACGGAACCATGATTGACTGCATGGGAATCGGCTCCACCGCCCCCCCCTCCAGTCGCGACGATCGCATGGTCAGTATTTTGCATGTGGGTGTCGGATCTGATGGCGAGCCTTCGCTCATGTGCTCCCGATCGGCAACAGGCACCGCACCTTATGACACACAGCCGCTGATTCAAGGCGTTGAAAATTTTCAGGTGCTTTATGGCGTTGACGGAATCGCCCCTGGAAACACAACCGTTCCTATCGCAGCGAGCACCGCCGACTCCGTTCCTGAGCGCTACTTGAGGGCCGATCAGATTACAGTCAATGGCAACGATCCCGCCACTTATGCCAACTGGCAACGGGTGCGCAGCATCCGTATAGGCATGGTGCTCCGCTCTTCAGTTGGTACGGCCATTGATAAAAGCAGCCAAACTTTTTACCCGCTGGGAGCCGCCAAATCTGCCGCTACCGCAGCAATTGGCAGCGCATTTGCTTCCACCTCAGATCCCGGTACGACCTTCACCCCAACAGTAGACGGCCGCCTGCGTCAAGTCGTCACTTTCACGATCCACCTGCGCAATTACCAGGGAGATCTGTAG
- the pilV gene encoding type IV pilus modification protein PilV produces the protein MLKPSPTRRPTPPRSIQRASSQGFTLIEVLVAIIVFSFGLLGMVGMQAFALQSNREARLQSEATSLARELAEMMRGNRQIAVKPTAAANPYLGTFATGSLNLSSPSYCLSVSNASTGCSSTIDIASAQMTDWLARVDATLPSARVSVCLDATPFTSDGLPQWNCTPTGANEIIYIKIGWTQASTNKTLTGANALEQTTDTSSRPGLILPVTSGNSQ, from the coding sequence ATGCTGAAACCCTCGCCAACAAGACGGCCAACGCCTCCTCGCTCCATTCAAAGAGCAAGCAGCCAAGGCTTCACTCTGATTGAGGTCTTGGTCGCCATTATTGTTTTTTCGTTCGGCCTACTTGGGATGGTTGGCATGCAAGCCTTCGCTCTGCAATCCAACCGCGAAGCTCGCCTGCAAAGCGAGGCCACATCGCTTGCCAGAGAACTGGCGGAGATGATGCGCGGCAATCGACAAATCGCCGTCAAACCCACTGCTGCAGCAAACCCTTATCTGGGCACATTTGCAACAGGTAGCCTCAATCTCAGTTCGCCCTCCTACTGCCTCAGCGTCAGCAACGCCAGCACGGGATGCTCATCGACGATTGACATCGCGTCAGCCCAAATGACGGACTGGCTTGCTCGTGTCGACGCCACCCTGCCAAGCGCCCGCGTCTCTGTCTGCCTGGATGCAACGCCTTTTACCAGCGATGGCCTTCCTCAGTGGAACTGCACCCCCACAGGGGCCAACGAAATTATTTACATCAAGATCGGATGGACACAGGCCAGCACCAATAAAACCCTGACCGGCGCCAATGCCCTGGAGCAGACCACCGATACCAGTTCACGACCCGGGCTCATTCTTCCGGTCACCAGCGGGAACAGCCAGTGA
- the rpsO gene encoding 30S ribosomal protein S15, with translation MIAADKKAEVVKANARSENDTGSPEVQVALLTARINELTPHFKANAKDHHGRRGLLRMVSRRRKLLDYLKSKDAERYTALIAKLGLRK, from the coding sequence ATGATCGCTGCCGATAAGAAGGCTGAAGTTGTCAAGGCCAATGCTCGTTCCGAAAACGACACTGGTAGCCCCGAAGTGCAAGTGGCTCTGCTGACAGCTCGCATCAACGAACTGACTCCCCACTTCAAGGCTAACGCCAAGGACCACCACGGTCGTCGCGGTCTGCTGCGTATGGTGAGCCGTCGCCGCAAGCTGCTGGACTACCTGAAGTCCAAGGACGCTGAGCGTTACACCGCACTGATCGCTAAGCTGGGCCTGCGTAAGTAA
- the pnp gene encoding polyribonucleotide nucleotidyltransferase: MTMFNKVTKTFQWGQHTVTMETGEIARQASGAVLVNIDDTVVLATVVGSKIAKAGQDFFPLTVDYIEKTYAAGKIPGSFFKREAKPSELETLTSRLIDRPIRPLFPEGFFNDVHVVIHTISLNPEVDADIAAMIATSAALAVSGLPFNGPIGAARVGYINGEYVLNPGQTQRKDSQMDLVVAGTESAVLMVESEALQLPEEVMLGAVVFGHEQGQIAINAIHDLVREGGKPAWDWTAPAKDEALIAKVTELGEAKLRAAYQERNKQVRTLACRMAYADVKAALTEQGVAFDGVKVEGMLFDIEARIVRSQILAGEPRIDGRDTRTVRPIEIRSSVLPRTHGSALFTRGETQALVISTLGTERDAQKIDALAGEYEDRFLFHYNMPPFATGEVGRMGSTKRREIGHGRLAKRALVACLPSKEEFPYTIRVVSEITESNGSSSMASVCGGCLSMMDAGVPMKAHVAGIAMGLIKEENKFAVLTDILGDEDHLGDMDFKVAGTTNGITALQMDIKIQGITKEIMQVALAQAKEARMHILGKMQEAMGEAKAEISSFAPKLYTMKINPEKIRDVIGKGGATIRALTEETGTQINIEEDGTITIAATDGAKAEAAKLRIEQITAEVEIGKIYEGPIVKILDFGALVNLLPGKDGLLHISQIAHERVEKVTDYLQEGQVVKVKVLETDDKGRVKLSMKALTERPAGMPEREPREPRGDREYRERAPRQNREPRENREPRENRAAADEQQQQQQQ; the protein is encoded by the coding sequence ATGACCATGTTCAATAAAGTTACCAAGACTTTCCAATGGGGTCAGCACACTGTGACCATGGAAACTGGCGAAATCGCTCGCCAGGCTTCCGGTGCCGTGCTGGTCAATATCGACGACACCGTGGTGCTGGCCACTGTGGTGGGCTCCAAGATCGCCAAGGCTGGGCAGGACTTCTTCCCGCTGACGGTTGACTACATCGAGAAGACATACGCCGCAGGCAAGATCCCCGGCAGCTTCTTTAAGCGTGAAGCCAAGCCTTCGGAGCTGGAAACCCTGACCTCGCGTCTGATCGACCGCCCCATCCGTCCTCTGTTCCCCGAAGGCTTCTTCAACGACGTGCACGTGGTCATCCACACCATCTCGTTGAACCCTGAAGTGGACGCCGACATCGCCGCCATGATCGCCACTTCGGCGGCTCTGGCTGTGTCCGGCCTGCCTTTCAATGGCCCCATCGGTGCAGCCCGCGTGGGTTACATCAACGGCGAATATGTGCTGAACCCCGGTCAGACTCAGCGCAAGGATTCGCAGATGGATCTGGTCGTTGCTGGTACCGAATCCGCCGTGCTGATGGTGGAATCCGAAGCCCTGCAACTGCCTGAAGAAGTGATGCTGGGCGCTGTGGTGTTCGGCCACGAGCAAGGTCAAATTGCCATCAACGCCATCCACGACCTGGTGCGTGAAGGCGGCAAGCCCGCATGGGACTGGACTGCGCCTGCCAAGGACGAAGCCCTGATTGCCAAGGTGACCGAGTTGGGCGAAGCCAAGCTGCGCGCCGCCTACCAAGAGCGCAACAAGCAAGTGCGTACGCTGGCTTGCCGCATGGCCTACGCCGACGTGAAGGCCGCTCTGACCGAGCAAGGCGTGGCGTTTGACGGCGTCAAGGTCGAAGGCATGCTGTTCGACATCGAAGCTCGTATCGTGCGTTCGCAGATCCTGGCTGGTGAGCCCCGTATTGATGGCCGCGACACCCGCACCGTGCGTCCTATCGAAATCCGTTCTTCCGTGCTGCCCCGCACTCACGGCTCGGCGCTGTTCACCCGTGGCGAGACTCAGGCTCTGGTGATCTCCACTCTGGGCACCGAGCGCGATGCACAGAAGATCGACGCACTGGCTGGTGAATACGAAGACCGCTTCCTGTTCCACTACAACATGCCTCCCTTTGCGACCGGTGAAGTGGGCCGCATGGGCTCGACCAAGCGCCGCGAAATCGGCCACGGTCGTCTGGCCAAGCGCGCTCTGGTGGCTTGCCTGCCTTCCAAGGAAGAGTTCCCCTACACCATCCGCGTGGTGTCGGAAATCACGGAATCCAACGGCTCCTCGTCCATGGCTTCGGTCTGCGGCGGCTGCCTGTCCATGATGGACGCTGGCGTGCCCATGAAGGCGCACGTGGCCGGTATCGCCATGGGCCTGATCAAGGAAGAGAACAAGTTTGCCGTGCTGACCGACATCCTGGGTGACGAAGATCACCTGGGTGATATGGACTTCAAGGTGGCTGGTACCACCAACGGTATTACTGCTCTGCAGATGGACATCAAGATCCAGGGCATTACCAAGGAAATCATGCAAGTGGCGCTGGCTCAGGCCAAGGAAGCCCGCATGCACATCCTGGGCAAGATGCAGGAAGCCATGGGCGAAGCCAAGGCCGAAATTTCGTCCTTCGCGCCCAAGCTCTACACCATGAAGATCAACCCCGAGAAGATCCGTGACGTGATCGGCAAGGGCGGCGCCACCATCCGTGCGCTGACCGAAGAAACCGGCACCCAGATCAACATCGAGGAAGACGGCACCATCACCATCGCCGCCACCGACGGCGCCAAGGCCGAAGCAGCCAAGCTGCGCATCGAGCAGATCACTGCCGAAGTCGAAATCGGCAAGATCTACGAAGGCCCGATCGTCAAGATTCTGGACTTCGGTGCTCTGGTGAACCTGCTGCCCGGCAAGGACGGTCTGCTGCACATCAGCCAGATCGCTCACGAGCGCGTGGAAAAGGTCACCGACTACCTGCAAGAAGGCCAAGTGGTCAAGGTCAAGGTTCTGGAAACCGACGACAAGGGTCGCGTCAAGCTGTCCATGAAGGCGCTGACCGAGCGTCCCGCCGGCATGCCCGAGCGTGAGCCTCGCGAACCCCGTGGTGATCGCGAATACCGCGAACGCGCTCCTCGCCAGAACCGCGAGCCTCGTGAAAACCGCGAGCCCCGCGAGAACCGTGCTGCGGCCGACGAGCAACAACAACAGCAACAGCAGTAA